A portion of the Tiliqua scincoides isolate rTilSci1 chromosome 3, rTilSci1.hap2, whole genome shotgun sequence genome contains these proteins:
- the LOC136645293 gene encoding primary amine oxidase, lung isozyme-like — protein sequence MVCEKQHLKVSSKKKDNVAHSLVFDDLSPGEMIQVKSYLQQNLRVPLVDAPEAEPSDNCIYSIVLQLPPKTEVLKFLDHQGARPTRQALAVVFFGNQKDPNVTEYVVGPLPEPAYHHDVTVQKYGGKLPYYRRVQLRKEMDDVNNFLKNEEFTKAPNFMNQISDYNGTTVVPRGYPPGLKSGDRKIWLSHFQNVPGYILHPIGLEVQVDVSSLDPSQWKVSKAFYNGRYFENMEDLESQFNQGNVKVVKVKKAPSDGGYSSLKRRVPHTEPGPLQYEPRGPRYRVRNNKVEFMSWSFAFGMDAYGAPRVFDIRFKGERIVYELSLQEGSSTYGSNSPAVMLTRYMDLSYGFGYHAFTLIQGIDCPYLATYLDRHYFFDSTLPLTRKNSICIFEQNSEMPLRRHFDRAQNPFYGGLVDSVLVFRSISSTDNYDYVWDFMFHQNGAVGVRVYASGYIQTAFFFGDASKFGNMVQESTLGAIHTHTINFKVDMDLSGINYVLFEDLPPSRLWSGL from the exons ATGGTTTGTGAGAAACAGCACCTGAAGGTGTCCTCAAAGAAGAAAGACAATGTTGCCCACAGCCTGGTATTTGATGACTTAAGCCCTGGAGAGATGATACAAGTGAAGAGCTACTTGCAACAGAACCTCAGAGTGCCATTAGTTGATGCTCCTGAAGCAGAACCATCTGACAACTGCATTTATTCCATCGTCCTGCAGTTGCCCCCCAAAACAGAGGTACTGAAGTTCCTGGACCATCAAGGTGCCAGACCCACACGGCAAGCTCTGGCTGTGGTATTTTTTGGAAACCAGAAAGACCCAAATGTAACGGAATATGTAGTGGGTCCTCTTCCAGAGCCAGCATATCACCATGATGTCACAGTGCAGAAGTACGGAGGGAAGTTGCCATATTACAGAAGGGTTCAATTGAGAAAAGAGATGGATGATGTGAATAATTTCCTGAAGAATGAGGAATTCACCAAGGCTCCAAACTTTATGAATCAGATTAGTGATTACAATGGAACCACGGTGGTACCTAGGGGATATCCACCAGGGCTAAAATCAGGAGACCGCAAAATATGGCTGTCTCATTTCCAGAATGTCCCTGGCTACATCTTGCACCCAATTGGCTTGGAGGTGCAGGTGGATGTCAGTAGTCTGGATCCTTCTCAGTGGAAGGTAAGCAAAGCATTCTATAATGGACGATACTTTGAGAACATGGAAGATCTTGAGAGTCAGTTCAATCAGGGTAATGTTAAAGTGGTCAAAGTTAAAAAGGCTCCTTCTGATGGGGGATACTCATCACTGAAGCGGCGGGTTCCACACACAGAACCAGGTCCATTGCAATATGAACCCCGTGGACCACGCTACCGTGTCAGGAATAACAAAGTTGAATTCATGTCCTGGAGTTTTGCCTTTGGGATGGATGCATACGGGGCCCCCCGTGTCTTTGACATCAGGTTTAAGGGGGAGAGAATCGTCTATGAGTTAAGCTTGCAAGAAGGAAGTTCCACCTACGGTTCCAACAGTCCAGCAGTGATGCTGACCAGATACATGGATTTAAGCTATGGTTTTGGATATCATGCCTTCACGCTCATTCAGGGCATTGATTGTCCTTACCTAGCTACCTATTTGGACAGACACTATTTCTTTGACTCCACGTTGCCTCTCACCCGCAAAAATTCCATCTGCATTTTTGAGCAGAATTCCGAGATGCCTTTGCGACGCCATTTTGACCGGGCACAGAATCCCTTTTATGGGGGCTTGGTTGATTCTGTTCTGGTTTTCAGATCCATTTCTTCCACTGATAATTACGATTATGTGTGGGATTTCATGTTTCACCAAAACGGAGCTGTTGGTGTCAGGGTCTATGCCAGTGGGTACATTCAAACAGCATTTTTCTTTGGTGATGCCTCAAAATTTGGCAACATGGTTCAAGAGTCGACGCTGGGAGCCATTCACACTCACACTATTAATTTCAAAGTGGATATGGACCTCAGTG GTATTAATTATGTGCTATTTGAAGATTTGCCTCCATCTCGTTTATGGAGTGGTTTGTAA
- the LOC136645294 gene encoding primary amine oxidase, lung isozyme-like, which produces MVCEKQHLEVSSKETDNDADSLVFDDLSPGEMIQVKSYLQQNLGVPLVDSTAAEPSDNCIYSIVLQLPPKTEVLKFLDHQGARPTRQALAVVYFGNQKDPNVTEYVVGPLPEPAYHQDVTVQKYGGKLPYYRRVQLRKEMDDVNKFLKNEEFTKAPNFMNQISDYNGTTVVPRGYPPGLKSGERKLWLSHFQNVPGYILHPIGLEVQVDVSSLDPSQWKVSKAFYNGRYFENMEDLESQFNQGHVKVVKVEKAPSDGGYSSLKQRVPHTGPGPLHYEPRGPRYRITNNHVVFMSWSFAFGMDAYGGPRVFDIRFKGERIVYELSLQEGSSTYGSNSPALMLTRYMDLSYGLGYHAFTLIQGIDCPYLATYLDRHYFFDSALPLTRKNSICIFEQNSEMPLRRHFDRAQNPFYGGLVDSVLVFRSISSTDNYDYVWDFMFHQNGAVGVRVYASGYIQTAFFFDDASKFGNMVQDWTLGAIHTHDINFKVDMDIDVATIALLCMPSIATSTVATCSAQQSSAA; this is translated from the exons ATGGTCTGTGAGAAACAGCACCTGGAGGTGTCCTCAAAGGAGACAGACAATGATGCCGACAGCCTGGTATTTGATGACTTAAGCCCTGGAGAGATGATACAAGTGAAGAGCTACTTGCAACAGAACCTTGGAGTGCCATTAGTTGACTCTACTGCAGCTGAACCATCTGACAACTGCATTTATTCCATCGTCCTACAGTTGCCCCCCAAAACAGAGGTACTGAAGTTCCTGGACCATCAAGGTGCCAGACCCACACGACAAGCTCTGGCTGTTGTCTATTTTGGAAACCAGAAAGACCCAAATGTAACGGAGTATGTGGTAGGTCCTCTTCCAGAGCCAGCATATCACCAAGATGTCACAGTGCAGAAGTATGGAGGGAAGTTGCCATATTACAGAAGGGTTCAATTGAGAAAGGAGATGGATGATGTGAATAAGTTCCTGAAGAATGAGGAATTCACCAAGGCTCCAAACTTTATGAATCAGATTAGTGATTACAATGGAACCACGGTGGTACCTAGGGGATATCCACCAGGGCTAAAATCAGGAGAGCGCAAACTATGGCTGTCTCATTTCCAGAATGTCCCTGGCTACATCTTGCACCCAATTGGCTTGGAGGTGCAGGTGGATGTCAGTAGTCTGGATCCTTCTCAGTGGAAGGTAAGCAAAGCATTCTATAATGGACGATACTTTGAGAACATGGAAGATCTTGAGAGTCAGTTCAATCAGGGCCATGTTAAAGTGGTCAAAGTTGAAAAGGCTCCTTCTGATGGGGGATACTCATCACTGAAGCAGCGGGTTCCACACACAGGACCAGGTCCATTGCACTATGAACCCCGTGGACCACGCTACCGCATAACGAACAACCATGTTGTTTTTATGTCCTGGAGTTTTGCCTTTGGGATGGATGCATACGGTGGGCCCCGTGTCTTTGACATCAGGTTTAAGGGGGAGAGAATAGTCTATGAGTTAAGCTTGCAAGAAGGAAGTTCCACCTATGGTTCCAAcagtccagcactgatgctgacCAGGTACATGGATTTAAGCTATGGTCTTGGATATCATGCCTTCACGCTCATTCAGGGCATTGACTGTCCTTACCTAGCTACCTATTTGGACAGACATTATTTCTTTGATTCTGCATTGCCTCTCACCCGCAAAAATTCCATCTGCATTTTTGAGCAGAATTCCGAGATGCCTTTGCGACGCCATTTTGACCGGGCACAGAATCCCTTTTATGGAGGGTTGGTTGATTCTGTTCTGGTTTTCAGATCCATTTCTTCCACTGATAATTATGATTATGTGTGGGATTTCATGTTTCACCAAAACGGAGCTGTTGGTGTCAGGGTCTATGCCAGTGGGTACATTCAAACAGCATTTTTCTTTGATGATGCCTCAAAATTTGGCAACATGGTTCAAGACTGGACGCTGGGAGCAATACACACTCATGATATCAACTTCAAAGTGGATATGGATATTGATG TGGCCACTATCGCATTGCTGTGCATGCCTTCAATAGCCACGtccactgttgcaacatgctctgcccagcagtccagtgctgcataa